The Apteryx mantelli isolate bAptMan1 unplaced genomic scaffold, bAptMan1.hap1 HAP1_SCAFFOLD_20, whole genome shotgun sequence genome contains the following window.
cccaggcaacacaacctttcaaagatccaTCAGCACTCACAGGTGCATCCCATTGGCACCCATGGTCTTGCGTAGGTCCAGTTTGTTTCAGTGTTCCCTAACCCGATCCTCTTCCACCAAAGGAAAGTTTTCATTGCTGCGGACTGCCCTCTGATCTCAGGGGCCTTggcttcctgagggctggtcttaccagtaaagcctgaggtgaagaaggaaatCAATATTGTCAGGAGGGCCTCTGCTACATTTAGCAGCgggtccacattttccctggccttCATCCTGCTTATGTACTTGCAGAAGCCTTTCTTTGTCCCCTTAACATTCACATCCTGTTTGAACACCAGgtgggctttcagtttcctaaccAATCCCTGCATGCTCGGAccatgtctctgtattcctcctgggttgtctgtccttgcttccagctcttgtacacttccttttcatgcctgagttttgtcaggagctctttgttcatccatgcagacctgctgctgcctatgcagcatttcctgcttcttgggatggaccattcttgatttTGGAGTAGGGCATCCTTGCAAAATCAGcctgctctcttggacccctcttccctccagggccatatcccatggggctcttccaagaaggccaaagTCAGCTCTCCttaagtccagggttgtgattctgctttttgccctgctctctcttttcaggatcctgaactgcaccatcttgtggttgctgcagccaaggctgcccccagctacCACGTCCCCAAACAGATCTTCCTTCTTTGTAAGCATGAGGtccagcacagctcctctccttgttggctcttcAATCACCCGTGTCAGAAAGTTGCCttcagtgcactccagaaacctcctgaaccgcttgtgccctgctgtactgtccctccagcagatatcagggtggttcatgtcccccatgagaaccagggcctgtgaaagtgaggcttcttccaattgcctgaagaaggcctcatccatttctttttcctgatgtggtgatctgtagcagacacccactaccatgtcacccatgctggtctgcccactAATCTGGACCCATAAGTTCCCAGCTGGCCTCTCACCCATctcagcagagctccaggcctCCTTGCTGCTCTCACACACAAAggcagctccccctcctcaccttcccagcctgtccttcctaaagagcttcaATCCACCCATCACAGCattccagttgtgtgagctatcccaccacattccCACGATCccagtgagatcatagccctgtaactgcacacagactaattcctcctgtttttttttttccttttcttttctttttttccccatgctgcatgtgctagtgtgcaggcacttcagagaggcaccctggCATACTGGCTTCCTAGAAAGGACATGGGAGCTTTCAGGCACTGGAGCAaactagacacacacacacatgtccaTGGGAGCAGGGGAATGTCCTTGTGGGGTTGCTCAccttcatcttggaaaggtcatgatgCTCGGGAAGTGGAAGTGATggctgcaaaaaggcaaacaccACACCCACCTTCAAGCAGAGCAGTAACCGggggcagggcacagctggacaAGTGCATTGAGCAGCAGCACTTTTACATGGCACTACTCCCTTTCGTCatccctcctctccattttctcACACTGTCTCCTCTTTGATTCAGCttcatctcttcctctccctgcctttggCCCATGCACTACAATTCCCGTAATTAATGGGATACTTTTGTCTCCCTGTGATCAGTGACAGAGTCAGCTTGACCCTCTGCAGGGTTATATTGGGGAGATTCCTTCAATGCCCACCATCAGTGACCTGAGAGTTCCAGTCTCTGTCACCTACTGCTTGATACTCTGGAGGGtctggctgctattcagagggacctcgacatgCTGAAGAATGGGGCTTAtaggagcctcctgaaattcagctaaGGTAAGTGTGGTGTCCTGCACCCGGGGTGTAGTAACCCCAATAGCCTCATGCAAAGGGTCCGCTAAGGGCCAAGTGTTgagagaacagctttgcagaagaggacctggggctcttggtgagcaagctgaagaggagtcaccagtgtgccctggtggccaaggccATCAGCCTAGTTTTGTCTCCTAAGATGCCTCTGGCTAAGGGTGTTGAGATCTGTGGGCAACCAGGCCCCAAAGCCCACCCCACCATGAGCTCTGGAGGAGAGGTGGCTAAAGACATTCCAGCAGGGaaagaaggctcaggagggaagcCAGCTCCTCCAAGGGAAAAGGAACTGGACAAGGCATGGCTGTCCCCATCTCCTTAAAAGAAGGTGAGGAGTaaggagcagaaatgcagctggagcCAGGGGAACAGAAATGGAGCGGGGGTTTGCTGAGTCCCTAGTGGCAGGGGAGGGAGATCCAAGGCATTGCTTGTACCTCTTGTTTTAGCCCTTCAAAACAGGAACTGTCCACCTCACCCCAGCCTCTCCTGCTCCTCTTGCAACCAGAGAAACCATGGCCTCTTACCTCGCCAGCCCATCTGCTGCATCTCCAGCTGGTTCTTGAGGCCATGCCTGACCAGAGGGGAGGTTGGGTGGGAGTAACACATAAAGCCCTGTCacgaaggagtgatgcacttcactcataagagggaagcagcactatgtttattgtggtaagatagcgacttaacaaagttcaatcataaataagaatgatttaatgaggttcaattggcaaggttcactcagttatttactgcatgaaggacagggtcagatgcatgtgcaacggagaccctcccgttcagtcacaaggttcagaaaggacccccttgctttctaaactgcttctgagaggagcctaggtgtggctggatccagtcttagtctcagacttggtcaatggttcatgtctaaaggagtatgtgtgaaggggaccctcccattgagtcatgaggttcagactggacccccttgctttccaaactccccctcggaggagcctgggtgcggctggatctgatcctagtctcagacttggtcaacggtttatgtctaggGGATTATGTGCACGGTTAATCAGaggtataactcagcaaagtttcgtgaagttcacaaaagttcagcatgctattaatcacttgccaaggatctgtcacgggtcaggaatctctcaaccttgaggagaaaccttgagaggcatccctgctcaagaggacattctgcagtgcagcccgctgctgtgcaggagagctcaatgggctctgggctgcccgctattgatgggggggggggggggagtgagggacgattgactcatagtcatatttgcacgctagatgggtcttagttggcgcatgctcaattagtccctgtgctgtttacagggaggtcaggttgagggggaaagagcacatcagtgggggggaaaggagcacaccatcacaagcCCCCAAAATGGAGAGGGTCCATttttctgctggaagggcaatggAAGGGGACCTTCGCTGAAAGCTGAATACTGGCCCCGGAAATAGACAACACTGAGGGAGATGGATCCCATCCCCGGGAGCCACAGCAAGAAAGACGTCCCCATGTTTGCACCTGGAAGGCACTCACATGTCTTTCCAAATTCCTTCTTCTATCTATCTTcttaatgaaaagcaaaacaaaacaaaacaaaccttgaagctctcagccactgaaatATATAAAGCCACGATCTCTTTATTatgaaggaaaatgcagagccaTGGCATTTTTCACATTCGCTTCtaaataagaatctttttctccaaGGATCTTTCCCTTTCATGCCTGTGCCACTCCACAGGCAGTCTCAATGCTAAGCACTTTCTGAAGATGACCCTGGTAGCCTACATTTGCCTTTGTGAAAGAGCTGAGAGAGATTTGTGCTCAGTGTCAACCACCTAGCATGAGCTCTGAGTGCAAGCCAGAGCTTTCCTAAatgctttcttcagggcttccctgacctccctgttctgcaggctgtagatgaggggattgaccaggggcgtgaggacaGTGTAGAagaaggagaacactttgttgagctgcctcagctggggggttctgggcatcaggtagacaatgatgagggtgccatagaaaacagtgacaacgatgaggtgagaggagcaggtggagaagccCTTTTGCCTGCCCACACTGgatgggatcctcaggatggcagctatgatgcacacgTAGGAGACCAGGTTGGACAGGAAAGGGAAGACTAGATTGAAGACAGCTAGTGTGAAAGTTACCAGTCTGGCTGcattggtgtcactgcaggcaaccTCTAGCAATGgggtaaaatcacagaagaagtggtcaattaCCTTGAGGCCACAGAACCTTAAACGGGATACAAAAGAAGTGACTACCGTAGAGGTAAAGAATCCCACTAGCCAAGAcgctgctgccagctgtagagagaccttccaggtcatgaggctggcatagagcaggggctggcaggtgGCCAAGTACCGCTCataggacatcatggccagcaggtaacactcacTGACTAAAAAATAGCCAAAGAAGTAGAACTGAGCCATACAGCCGTGAACAGAGATGGTGCTGTCCCCtgtcaggaagctggccagcaagCGGgagaggatggtggagctgtagcaggtctccaaggaggacagattgcccaggaagaagtacatgggggtgtgcagatgcCGGTCTGCCACCACCAGCAGAACTATGAGGATGTTTGCAGCCATTGTTACCAAGTAGATgatgagcgagaggaggaagagcagtgTCTGGAGCGAGGGGACATTGCCCATTCCCAGCAGTATAAACTCCACTGGTGATGTATgattgtcccattcccctttctccatgcagCGCCACaggtccctcattcctcttttgccagaaaggcaacctacaagaaagaacatctgcttcattctttccttcttgtaAAGAAGAATCATGAAGGACTTTGCTGTCAGAGAGAACATACATTCTGGCACTTCTCTGACTACATTTGTGTTCCCTTTATGGCCTCCATGCCTAGTGAAAGGAGGGAACTGGGGTTTTCCAGAGAGTTAAAGCAGGCATCTAAAGAGAAGCCCCTCCTAGGagaaccacagaggtgagctgTCCCGCGGAGGTGCTCATTTCATGCTTGGAGTGGagttagaggagagaaagcattcgCTCAGACTGTGACAGTGAGTGTGTCGCAGGATGGGTGTCTCAATGGTGAGCGGTGGGTGAGGTTAGGGAGGAGCATTGTTCCCGTCCTGTTTGCGGTAAATGCCTGCGACATGCCTGGGGGCATGGCTAGGGAACGTTCCTGCttgagaaacacagccctctgctgGATCCTACCTCCCAGGTGAGGTGTTGGTGCCCCTCGGCAGGactctgggctggctcagggcAGCAAAGGCACAAACTCTAACTCTGCACCGACTGGCAAGCTCCCCAGGACTCTGCCGAGCTAACAAGGGAGtcagaagaaatgtgtggagggaagagggagctgcaggagaagactcccaggaagggaaatgcccatcacctttctcacccatagatgccaccatgcaaaatctcagcagctaaaaaggagcagacctgactcagaagacacagcacaaaccTGCAGTACTCAGGATGACGTGCTGAACTCTGCACTGATGGTGCCGGGCAATGATGATCCAGGTCGGGGTCTCATCCTCTGcttcttccccaccacgtccttctCTTCCCcgagctctctgcaaaccaccacccagggctcaggcattgctctgcccttgctgtcttctACCAGTAGCATGTGGGGTGCATGTCCAACAACACCTGAATGTCCCCTGCCCTCTGGAATGTCCTGAGGGCTAAAGCACTAACgagtctctgaaggctcctgctgcagctgggctctccctagggactgcagagagtgagcagtgcagaattggctctcaaaggagactgaaacttctgagctgctggaaactttgtgaacacttcctggcatacagctttccccataactctggtcactcaaactctgggacatgctgctttgaaaagcaaactgaggcagagaaatcatcaggcctcctccaaagtcatgattcaaagtcaggagagatcccacaaatgggattcccctcacctccctgcatgcgactctctgttccctgattctctCAGGTTTAGAGAATCCTGCTTACCTGAGCTGGTCCCTCCGGCCTCCTCTGATGGTCACTGGGGAGGAAGAGGTCGAGCACCCAGCATTTCttcccagccatggagacttgtcctggggatggggtgagtccccctcaGGTACCAGGcttgaggggagagggccccCCAATGTCTCTCAGGAGCACAGCGGCCTGGCATGTCAGGGGCTGAAGAGAGCAAAGCTACGGATATTTCCTCCTGGTTCCTGTCCACCTCTTACCTTGGAGGTTCCCAggagcctcctttgctcctgttgttgcAGCAATAGTTGCCACCGGACATGATTCCTCTCAGCCCTGTTGGACTTGCCTGTCGTGAGATGCAGTCTCCTTGCCCTCTGTCCTGGCT
Protein-coding sequences here:
- the LOC136995976 gene encoding olfactory receptor 5AP2-like, with translation MRDLWRCMEKGEWDNHTSPVEFILLGMGNVPSLQTLLFLLSLIIYLVTMAANILIVLLVVADRHLHTPMYFFLGNLSSLETCYSSTILSRLLASFLTGDSTISVHGCMAQFYFFGYFLVSECYLLAMMSYERYLATCQPLLYASLMTWKVSLQLAAASWLVGFFTSTVVTSFVSRLRFCGLKVIDHFFCDFTPLLEVACSDTNAARLVTFTLAVFNLVFPFLSNLVSYVCIIAAILRIPSSVGRQKGFSTCSSHLIVVTVFYGTLIIVYLMPRTPQLRQLNKVFSFFYTVLTPLVNPLIYSLQNREVREALKKAFRKALACTQSSC